In a single window of the Limnohabitans sp. 2KL-27 genome:
- a CDS encoding tyrosine recombinase XerC encodes MSDAAATDPLVSRYLDHVRFEKRLAERTCTLYQLDLTRLAEMAAASQVPLLQVQSGHLRRWVAQMHSAGRSGRGIALILSGWRGFYTWLGREGLIPHNPVADVRAPRVAKPLPKALGVDEAVQLAEHEEDGDDPWLEARDAAMVELLYGCGLRIAELTGLDVVASTEAARAGRGWIDLQNAEVQVQGKGSKRRTVPLGRAASEALTHWLSVRSQLTGMLTQPTPGASPLALALFPGRYGTRLTPRGVAQRLKRRSLLAGLATPVHPHMLRHSFASHVLQSSGDLRAVQELLGHANISTTQVYTRLDFQHLAKTYDAAHPRAKRK; translated from the coding sequence ATGTCGGACGCCGCGGCCACCGACCCGCTGGTGTCCCGCTATCTGGACCATGTGCGTTTTGAAAAGCGCCTGGCCGAGCGCACCTGCACCCTTTACCAACTTGATTTGACGCGTTTGGCCGAAATGGCTGCGGCGTCCCAAGTGCCCTTGCTGCAGGTGCAAAGCGGTCATTTGCGCCGTTGGGTGGCACAAATGCACAGCGCCGGCCGCAGCGGGCGCGGCATTGCACTCATCTTGTCGGGCTGGCGCGGGTTTTACACCTGGCTGGGGCGCGAGGGCCTGATCCCGCACAACCCGGTGGCCGATGTGCGGGCCCCGCGTGTGGCCAAGCCCCTGCCCAAAGCGCTGGGCGTAGACGAAGCGGTGCAGCTGGCCGAGCACGAGGAGGACGGCGACGACCCCTGGCTGGAAGCACGCGATGCGGCCATGGTGGAGCTGTTGTATGGCTGCGGCCTTCGCATTGCCGAGCTGACCGGGCTGGACGTGGTGGCCAGTACCGAGGCGGCGCGTGCCGGGCGCGGCTGGATCGACCTGCAAAATGCCGAGGTGCAGGTCCAGGGCAAAGGCAGCAAGCGCCGCACCGTGCCTTTGGGCCGTGCGGCCAGCGAGGCCCTGACGCACTGGCTGAGCGTGCGCTCGCAGTTGACCGGCATGCTGACGCAGCCCACACCGGGTGCGTCCCCTTTGGCGCTGGCGCTGTTTCCCGGGCGGTATGGCACGCGCCTGACGCCACGCGGCGTAGCCCAACGCCTCAAGCGCCGCAGCCTGCTCGCGGGCCTGGCCACCCCGGTGCACCCCCACATGTTGCGCCATTCATTTGCCAGCCATGTGTTGCAGTCCAGCGGCGACTTGCGGGCGGTGCAGGAGTTGCTGGGCCACGCCAACATCAGCACCACCCAGGTCTACACACGGCTGGATTTTCAGCACCTGGCCAAAACCTATGACGCAGCCCACCCCCGCGCCAAACGCAAATGA
- a CDS encoding GTP-binding protein: MSLIPTTILTGFLGSGKTTLLKRVLTEAHGQKIAVIENEFGEENIDNDILVSDTDEQIIQMSNGCICCTIREDLRVTLQLLAAKRRKGLLDFDRIVIETTGLADPGPVAQTFFMDDEIAETYLLDSILTLVDAKHAAQQLNDRQEARRQVGFADQIFISKADLVSPQELDALQHRLKHMNPRAPQKVVHFGEVALSEVFDLKGFNLNAKLDIDPDFLKDDAHDHVHGEDCDHPSHQHGHAHDHEHGEHCDHPSHAHEQGHHHHHDDDVKSFVFRSDKAFDPAKLEDFLGAIVNIYGPRMLRYKGVLNMRGTERKVIFQGVHQLMGSDLGPMWADGEVKMSKMVFIGIDLPKDILLQGLEQCLV; encoded by the coding sequence ATGTCCCTGATCCCCACCACCATCCTGACCGGCTTTTTGGGTTCGGGCAAAACCACCTTGCTCAAGCGGGTCTTGACCGAGGCCCACGGCCAAAAGATCGCGGTGATCGAGAACGAGTTTGGCGAAGAGAACATCGACAACGACATCCTGGTCTCGGACACCGATGAGCAGATCATCCAGATGAGCAATGGCTGCATCTGCTGCACCATCCGCGAAGACCTGCGCGTCACCCTGCAGTTGTTGGCCGCCAAGCGCCGCAAGGGCTTGCTGGACTTTGACCGCATCGTGATCGAGACCACCGGCCTGGCCGACCCCGGCCCGGTGGCGCAGACCTTTTTCATGGACGATGAGATCGCTGAGACGTATCTGCTCGACTCCATCTTGACCCTGGTAGACGCCAAGCACGCGGCCCAGCAACTCAATGATCGCCAAGAAGCGCGCCGTCAGGTGGGCTTTGCCGACCAGATCTTCATCAGCAAGGCCGATTTGGTCTCGCCCCAGGAGCTGGACGCCTTGCAGCACCGCCTCAAACACATGAATCCCCGTGCCCCGCAAAAAGTGGTGCATTTCGGGGAGGTGGCTTTGTCCGAGGTGTTCGACCTCAAGGGCTTCAACCTGAACGCCAAGCTGGACATTGACCCGGACTTTTTGAAAGACGATGCCCATGACCATGTGCATGGTGAGGATTGCGATCACCCCTCTCACCAACACGGCCACGCACATGACCACGAACATGGTGAGCACTGTGATCACCCCTCGCACGCCCATGAGCAGGGCCACCACCATCACCACGATGACGATGTCAAAAGCTTTGTTTTTCGCTCGGACAAAGCCTTTGACCCGGCCAAGCTGGAAGATTTTCTGGGTGCGATCGTGAACATTTATGGCCCGCGCATGTTGCGCTACAAGGGCGTTTTGAACATGCGTGGCACCGAGCGCAAGGTGATTTTCCAAGGCGTGCACCAGCTCATGGGCAGCGATTTGGGCCCCATGTGGGCCGATGGTGAAGTCAAAATGAGCAAGATGGTATTCATTGGGATCGATTTGCCCAAAGACATCTTGCTCCAGGGCTTGGAGCAGTGCCTGGTCTGA
- the dksA gene encoding RNA polymerase-binding protein DksA produces MSVPEAKPMTVKKVATPTPEVAQAAAPATVPVAAAAPDQLIRATRPSARLAQITVPSLPPAVASTAAKASFMPSAPVATVSAPFAPIKKDPKLANNWKSKPVEALSDAEILAMPDAEYMNSVQMAYFRRKLAILKQDILNSAGATTEHLREDTVVVPDPADRATIEEEHALELRTRDRERKLLKKIEQSIVLIDAGEYGYCDETGEPIGVGRLLARPTATLSLEAQQRRELKQKMFGD; encoded by the coding sequence ATTTCTGTACCTGAAGCGAAACCTATGACTGTTAAAAAAGTGGCGACACCGACTCCTGAGGTCGCCCAAGCTGCCGCGCCGGCCACGGTGCCTGTGGCGGCTGCGGCGCCTGACCAATTGATTCGTGCCACCCGGCCCTCTGCGCGTCTGGCCCAGATCACGGTGCCTTCCTTGCCCCCCGCCGTGGCCTCCACGGCCGCCAAGGCCAGTTTCATGCCCAGCGCCCCGGTGGCAACGGTTTCTGCGCCTTTTGCGCCCATCAAGAAAGACCCCAAACTGGCCAACAACTGGAAGAGCAAGCCGGTGGAAGCCTTGAGCGATGCCGAAATTCTGGCCATGCCCGATGCGGAGTACATGAACAGTGTGCAGATGGCGTATTTCCGCCGCAAGTTGGCGATTTTGAAGCAAGACATCCTCAACAGTGCCGGCGCCACCACCGAGCACTTGCGTGAGGACACCGTGGTGGTGCCCGATCCCGCTGACCGCGCCACGATCGAAGAAGAGCATGCCCTGGAGCTGCGCACCCGTGACCGCGAGCGCAAGCTGCTCAAGAAAATCGAACAGTCGATTGTCCTGATCGATGCCGGTGAATACGGCTACTGCGATGAAACGGGCGAACCCATCGGTGTGGGCCGTTTGTTGGCCCGGCCGACCGCGACCCTTTCCCTTGAAGCGCAGCAACGTCGCGAGTTGAAGCAAAAAATGTTCGGTGATTGA
- the mraZ gene encoding division/cell wall cluster transcriptional repressor MraZ: MFQGASSLSLDAKGRLSVPTRHRDVLSATAQGQLTITKHPHGCLMVFPRPEWEKFRERIAQLPMSAQWWKRIFLGNAMDVEMDGTGRVLISPELRQAAGISKDTMLLGMGNHFELWDKASYDAQEAQAMQGEMPDVFKDFSF; this comes from the coding sequence GTGTTTCAAGGGGCTTCATCGCTGAGTCTGGATGCCAAGGGGCGGTTGTCTGTACCGACCCGGCACCGTGACGTCCTGAGCGCCACAGCGCAAGGCCAACTGACCATCACCAAGCACCCGCACGGCTGCCTGATGGTGTTTCCCCGTCCCGAGTGGGAGAAGTTCCGCGAACGCATCGCCCAGTTGCCCATGTCCGCCCAGTGGTGGAAGCGCATCTTCTTGGGCAATGCCATGGACGTGGAGATGGATGGCACGGGGCGCGTGCTGATCTCACCCGAATTGCGCCAGGCTGCGGGTATTTCCAAAGACACCATGCTGCTGGGCATGGGCAACCATTTCGAGCTGTGGGACAAAGCCAGTTATGACGCGCAAGAAGCGCAGGCCATGCAGGGCGAGATGCCCGATGTGTTCAAGGATTTCTCGTTCTGA
- the rsmH gene encoding 16S rRNA (cytosine(1402)-N(4))-methyltransferase RsmH, with protein sequence MTEAALTHTTVLLKEAVDELLEASAGADGAYVDATFGRGGHSRLILSRLSAQGRLQAFDKDLEAIAEAGRIADARFSIRHEGFSHLGELPPGSVDGVLMDLGISSPQIDSPERGFSFRFEGPLDMRMDTTRGESVADWLATATVDQITEVIRDYGEERFAFQIAKTLVARRQERGPISTTTDLAQLVADTVKTREPGQNPATRTFQAFRIFINAELEELEQALEASLQVLAPGGRLVVISFHSLEDRIVKQFIAKHSKEVVDRRVPFAAPVKMRLKACGRVRPSEAEVRANPRARSAIMRMAERTEVPA encoded by the coding sequence ATGACCGAAGCTGCACTGACCCACACCACCGTGCTCTTGAAGGAGGCCGTGGACGAATTGCTCGAGGCCTCTGCGGGCGCTGACGGCGCTTATGTCGATGCCACGTTTGGGCGCGGCGGGCATTCCCGCCTGATTCTTTCTCGCCTTTCGGCGCAAGGCCGCTTGCAAGCCTTTGACAAAGACCTCGAAGCCATTGCAGAAGCTGGACGCATTGCAGACGCTCGTTTTTCGATCCGCCACGAAGGTTTTTCGCACCTGGGTGAACTGCCGCCTGGCAGCGTCGATGGTGTGCTGATGGACCTGGGCATCAGCTCTCCCCAAATTGACAGCCCCGAGAGGGGTTTTTCTTTTCGTTTTGAGGGCCCGCTCGACATGCGCATGGACACCACGCGCGGCGAGAGTGTGGCCGATTGGCTGGCAACGGCCACGGTGGATCAAATCACGGAGGTGATACGTGACTATGGCGAAGAACGGTTTGCTTTTCAGATTGCAAAGACGCTTGTGGCTCGCCGACAAGAGCGGGGCCCAATTTCAACCACCACCGATCTGGCCCAGCTCGTGGCTGACACGGTCAAAACCCGCGAGCCGGGTCAGAACCCTGCAACGCGGACATTTCAGGCTTTTCGGATTTTCATCAACGCCGAGCTTGAAGAGCTCGAACAGGCGCTAGAGGCCAGCTTGCAGGTGCTGGCTCCTGGGGGGCGGTTGGTGGTGATCAGTTTCCATTCGCTGGAAGACCGCATCGTCAAGCAATTCATTGCCAAGCACTCCAAAGAAGTGGTGGACCGCCGGGTGCCTTTTGCCGCGCCTGTGAAGATGCGCTTGAAGGCCTGTGGTCGTGTGCGGCCCAGCGAGGCGGAGGTGCGCGCAAACCCCCGTGCGCGCAGCGCCATCATGCGCATGGCCGAGCGCACCGAGGTGCCGGCGTGA
- the ftsL gene encoding cell division protein FtsL has translation MTRLSIFLLLAALVSALLLVHSQYETRRLFMALESAKKEAKRLEVDHDRLQVERRAQATPLRVEQIARQQLQMRTASPAITQYVSSQGAAGQEARP, from the coding sequence GTGACGCGCTTGAGCATCTTTTTGCTGCTGGCCGCTTTGGTCAGTGCGCTGCTTTTGGTGCACAGCCAGTACGAGACGCGGCGTTTGTTCATGGCGCTGGAGTCGGCCAAAAAAGAAGCCAAGCGTCTGGAGGTGGACCACGACCGCCTGCAGGTGGAACGCCGGGCGCAGGCCACGCCGCTGCGTGTGGAGCAAATTGCGCGACAGCAACTGCAAATGCGGACGGCTTCACCCGCCATCACCCAATACGTTTCTAGCCAGGGTGCAGCAGGCCAGGAGGCTCGCCCATGA
- a CDS encoding penicillin-binding protein 2, with product MSRSVQLSSSPLLASKTPVWRSKLIVAAIALGFTGLIARAAYVQVIANDFFIRQGVVRFERTLTLPANRGRVLDRNGMLLASSVPAPSIWANPEDIERDPAKLRELARLLDMSPAELDKKLKDDEKTFVWLRRQLDEPVVKQILALGIKGVYDIKEYKRLYPEGEAAAHIVGFTNVEDQGQEGVELVFQNQLSGKPGSRRVIKDRLGRVVEDVGETVPPVDGEDLQLSIDSKVQFFAYQKLREAVLEHKAKAGSVVVLDAQSGEILALANYPSYSPDKRVNLSGEQLRNRALTDTFEPGSTMKPFAVALALEKGLVKPETPIQTAPGRITITGSTITDAHPHGVLTVNEVIQKSSNVGTVKMAMQMQPREMWEMFAQVGFGQKPQLPFPGVVSGRLRPYKTWRPIEQATMSYGYGISSSLFQVARAYTVFARDGEVVPATLMKAEHQVAGTRVISAENAKAMRKMLQMAAGPGGTAQKAQTMGYSVGGKTGTAHKQEGKGYAGKKYRGFFVGLAPIEAPRIVVAVMIDEPSNGRYYGGDVAAPVFSQTVQQTLRMMGVQPDMAVKPQIVARSVEESF from the coding sequence ATGAGCCGCAGTGTCCAGCTCTCATCGAGCCCGCTGCTGGCCAGCAAAACCCCGGTTTGGCGCAGCAAGCTGATTGTGGCGGCCATTGCGCTGGGCTTCACAGGCTTGATTGCGCGTGCGGCCTATGTACAGGTGATTGCCAATGATTTTTTCATCCGCCAAGGTGTAGTGCGTTTTGAGCGTACGCTGACTTTGCCCGCCAACCGGGGGCGCGTGCTCGACCGCAATGGCATGCTGCTGGCGTCGAGCGTGCCGGCGCCCAGCATTTGGGCCAACCCGGAAGACATCGAGCGCGATCCGGCCAAGCTGCGTGAACTGGCGCGTCTGCTGGACATGAGCCCTGCCGAGTTGGACAAAAAACTCAAGGACGATGAAAAGACCTTTGTCTGGTTGCGCAGGCAACTCGATGAGCCGGTGGTCAAGCAAATCCTGGCCTTGGGCATCAAGGGTGTCTACGACATCAAGGAATACAAGCGTTTGTATCCCGAGGGAGAGGCTGCGGCCCACATCGTGGGCTTTACCAATGTGGAAGACCAAGGCCAGGAGGGTGTGGAGCTGGTGTTTCAGAATCAGCTGTCCGGCAAGCCAGGCTCGCGCCGCGTGATCAAGGACCGCTTAGGCCGTGTCGTCGAGGATGTGGGCGAGACGGTCCCTCCCGTCGATGGCGAGGATTTGCAACTGAGCATTGACAGCAAGGTCCAGTTTTTTGCCTACCAAAAGCTGCGCGAGGCGGTGCTGGAGCACAAAGCCAAGGCCGGCAGTGTGGTGGTGCTCGACGCGCAGTCGGGCGAAATTTTGGCGCTGGCCAACTACCCCAGCTATTCGCCAGACAAACGTGTCAACTTGAGTGGCGAGCAGCTGCGCAACCGGGCCTTGACCGACACCTTTGAGCCGGGCTCGACCATGAAGCCGTTTGCCGTGGCCTTGGCGCTGGAAAAAGGCCTGGTCAAGCCGGAGACCCCCATCCAGACCGCCCCCGGTCGCATCACCATCACCGGCTCGACCATCACCGACGCCCATCCGCATGGTGTGCTCACCGTCAACGAGGTGATCCAGAAATCGAGCAACGTGGGCACGGTGAAGATGGCCATGCAAATGCAGCCCCGTGAGATGTGGGAAATGTTTGCGCAGGTCGGCTTCGGGCAAAAGCCGCAACTGCCTTTTCCAGGTGTCGTCAGTGGCCGTTTGCGGCCCTACAAAACCTGGCGCCCCATCGAGCAGGCCACCATGAGCTACGGCTACGGCATCTCCAGCAGCCTGTTCCAGGTCGCCAGGGCTTACACGGTGTTTGCACGCGACGGGGAAGTGGTGCCCGCCACCTTGATGAAGGCCGAGCATCAGGTTGCAGGTACGCGGGTCATCAGTGCAGAAAACGCCAAGGCCATGCGCAAGATGCTGCAAATGGCCGCAGGCCCCGGGGGCACCGCGCAAAAAGCCCAGACCATGGGTTACTCGGTGGGCGGCAAGACCGGGACAGCACACAAACAAGAGGGCAAAGGCTACGCCGGTAAAAAATACCGGGGTTTCTTTGTCGGTTTGGCCCCGATTGAGGCGCCGCGCATCGTGGTGGCCGTGATGATCGATGAACCCAGCAACGGCCGCTATTACGGTGGCGATGTGGCCGCGCCTGTGTTCAGCCAGACGGTGCAGCAAACCTTGCGCATGATGGGCGTGCAGCCCGACATGGCGGTCAAACCACAAATCGTGGCCAGATCGGTGGAGGAGTCGTTCTGA
- a CDS encoding UDP-N-acetylmuramoyl-L-alanyl-D-glutamate--2,6-diaminopimelate ligase, with the protein MQMLHNAPEAARWLRTHVTGELRTDSRLVQAGDGFIAWPGAATDGRRYLAAALAQGAAACLMEEQDHAPWLQGLQAEVAPKLAVMSGLKAQTGWVADAYYEHPSQALNVLAVTGTNGKTSTAWWLAQALSAPELQQACGLVGTLGAGRLPELVSTGMTTPDPVLLQRQFRQFVHEGVTHCAIEASSIGLAEHRLDGTAIRVAVFTNFTQDHLDYHGDMARYWSAKAALFAWPGLQSAVVNIDDAQGAVLAQQLQGGPLDVWTCSRRGAARLQARALPHGQGLAFEVIEGNAVHVLHTELMGDYNMDNLLGVIGSLRALGFDLAQAVQACGRLAAVPGRMERVSIDMPGAQADGACPLVVVDYAHTPDAISQALASLRSQAALRGGRLWCVLGCGGDRDASKRPLMAAAAEAAADQVVLTSDNPRSESPEAIAAEMVQGLSRPPLAHIQLDRAKAIAEAVAQAAAQDVVLVAGKGHESEQDIMGVRHPFSDVAQARRALQQRAAQRQGVLA; encoded by the coding sequence ATGCAGATGCTGCACAACGCCCCCGAAGCGGCCCGCTGGTTGCGCACGCACGTGACGGGAGAGCTGCGCACCGACAGCCGCTTGGTGCAGGCGGGTGATGGCTTCATTGCCTGGCCGGGTGCCGCCACCGACGGACGGCGTTACCTGGCAGCAGCGCTGGCGCAGGGGGCTGCGGCGTGCTTGATGGAGGAGCAGGACCATGCGCCTTGGCTCCAGGGCCTGCAGGCTGAAGTTGCCCCAAAGTTGGCGGTCATGTCAGGACTCAAGGCGCAAACGGGCTGGGTGGCCGATGCCTATTACGAACACCCCAGCCAGGCCCTGAACGTGCTGGCGGTCACGGGCACGAATGGCAAAACATCGACGGCCTGGTGGTTGGCCCAGGCGCTGTCTGCGCCCGAATTGCAACAAGCCTGTGGGCTGGTGGGCACCTTGGGCGCAGGCCGCTTGCCTGAACTGGTGAGCACCGGCATGACGACGCCCGACCCGGTGCTGCTGCAGCGCCAGTTCCGGCAGTTTGTTCACGAAGGGGTGACGCACTGCGCCATCGAAGCCTCTTCCATCGGTCTGGCCGAGCACCGCTTGGACGGGACAGCCATCCGCGTGGCCGTGTTCACCAATTTCACCCAGGACCACCTGGATTACCACGGCGACATGGCCCGCTATTGGTCGGCCAAGGCCGCTTTGTTTGCTTGGCCCGGCTTGCAGTCGGCCGTCGTCAACATCGACGACGCGCAAGGCGCTGTGCTGGCCCAGCAGTTACAGGGCGGGCCGCTGGATGTTTGGACTTGCTCGCGGCGCGGCGCTGCGCGTCTGCAAGCGCGTGCTTTGCCCCATGGCCAGGGTTTGGCATTTGAGGTGATCGAGGGCAACGCCGTGCACGTTCTGCACACCGAACTGATGGGCGACTACAACATGGACAACCTGTTGGGTGTGATCGGCAGTTTGCGCGCCCTGGGTTTCGATTTGGCGCAAGCGGTGCAGGCCTGTGGGCGGCTGGCAGCGGTGCCCGGACGCATGGAGCGCGTGTCCATTGACATGCCGGGTGCGCAGGCTGATGGCGCATGCCCGCTGGTGGTCGTGGACTATGCCCACACGCCCGACGCGATCAGCCAGGCCTTGGCCTCGCTGCGGTCGCAGGCGGCCCTGCGTGGTGGTCGCCTGTGGTGTGTGCTGGGCTGTGGGGGGGATCGCGATGCCAGCAAACGCCCCTTGATGGCGGCTGCAGCCGAAGCAGCGGCCGACCAAGTGGTGCTGACCAGCGACAACCCGCGCAGCGAATCGCCCGAGGCGATTGCGGCCGAGATGGTCCAAGGCCTGAGCCGTCCGCCATTGGCACACATTCAACTTGACCGTGCCAAGGCCATTGCCGAAGCGGTGGCCCAAGCGGCCGCGCAAGACGTGGTGCTGGTGGCTGGCAAAGGCCACGAAAGCGAGCAGGACATCATGGGTGTTCGCCACCCGTTTTCGGACGTGGCGCAGGCGCGCAGGGCTTTGCAGCAACGCGCTGCACAGCGGCAGGGAGTGCTCGCATGA
- the murF gene encoding UDP-N-acetylmuramoyl-tripeptide--D-alanyl-D-alanine ligase: MIAPVSMKLNLNLALSWLSQAHGVNVQGVVADRVHTDSRSLQAGDLFVALRGERFDGNQFIAQAQAQGAVAVVCEASGQAQAAALGMPALVVPDARIALGELAAGWRAQFSLPLIAVTGSNGKTTVTQMIASILRAHAGDKALSTQGNLNNDIGVPLTLFNLRAHHRIAVVELGMNHPGEIAYLARLARPTVALVNNAQREHQEFMGTVEAVAHENGAVLQALPPEGLAVFPGDDAYTPIWQGLSGQRATRCFAMASHGQADVRAAVLAWQSGAWQFTLQTPEGTAPVRLHIAGRHNVKNALAATACALAAGVPLAAVVQGLVAFEPVKGRSRALVLESSGHGITVIDDTYNANPDSVRAAIDVLAELPAPRLLVLGDMGEVGNQGPEFHAEVGRYAAEREIEAFFTLGDLCLHSAQAFGAARHFQDMDSLLAAVTGQLGEFRSVVVKGSRFMKMERVVQALMSHVEGQNSQNKDKKGEPHAA; encoded by the coding sequence ATGATCGCTCCGGTGTCCATGAAGCTGAATTTGAACCTCGCTCTGAGCTGGTTGAGCCAGGCCCATGGCGTGAATGTGCAAGGCGTGGTGGCCGACCGGGTCCACACCGACAGCCGCAGCCTGCAAGCGGGTGACCTGTTTGTCGCTTTGCGCGGTGAGCGTTTTGATGGCAACCAGTTCATCGCCCAAGCCCAGGCGCAAGGCGCCGTCGCGGTGGTTTGCGAGGCCTCTGGGCAGGCTCAAGCAGCAGCGCTCGGTATGCCCGCGCTGGTGGTGCCCGATGCGCGCATCGCTTTGGGTGAGCTGGCGGCTGGATGGCGTGCGCAATTCAGTTTGCCGCTGATTGCCGTGACCGGCAGCAACGGCAAAACCACCGTGACGCAAATGATCGCGTCCATCTTGCGTGCCCATGCAGGTGACAAGGCTTTGTCCACCCAGGGCAACCTGAACAACGACATTGGCGTGCCCCTGACCTTGTTCAATTTGCGGGCTCACCACCGCATCGCCGTGGTCGAGTTGGGCATGAACCATCCCGGCGAAATCGCCTACCTGGCCCGACTGGCTCGGCCCACTGTGGCACTGGTCAACAATGCGCAGCGCGAGCACCAAGAGTTCATGGGCACGGTGGAGGCCGTGGCGCATGAAAACGGGGCCGTGCTGCAAGCCTTGCCACCCGAAGGCTTGGCGGTGTTCCCAGGCGACGATGCCTACACCCCGATCTGGCAGGGCTTGTCAGGTCAGCGCGCAACTCGCTGCTTTGCCATGGCGTCTCACGGACAGGCCGATGTGCGCGCTGCTGTGTTGGCCTGGCAGTCGGGCGCTTGGCAGTTCACCCTCCAAACGCCCGAGGGCACTGCGCCCGTTCGTTTGCACATTGCTGGACGACACAACGTCAAAAATGCTTTGGCCGCAACGGCCTGCGCTTTGGCCGCTGGCGTGCCCTTGGCCGCCGTGGTCCAGGGTCTGGTGGCTTTTGAGCCGGTCAAGGGGCGTTCGCGTGCGCTGGTGCTGGAAAGCAGTGGCCACGGCATCACCGTGATCGACGACACCTACAACGCCAACCCCGACTCGGTGCGCGCCGCCATCGATGTTTTGGCCGAGTTGCCTGCGCCACGTTTGCTGGTGCTGGGCGACATGGGCGAAGTGGGCAACCAAGGCCCCGAGTTCCACGCCGAGGTGGGCCGCTATGCCGCCGAGCGCGAGATCGAAGCTTTCTTCACCTTGGGCGATTTGTGCCTGCACAGTGCCCAGGCCTTTGGTGCCGCCCGGCACTTCCAGGACATGGACAGTTTGCTGGCGGCGGTCACCGGGCAGTTGGGCGAGTTCCGCAGTGTGGTGGTCAAAGGCTCGCGTTTCATGAAGATGGAGCGCGTGGTTCAGGCGCTGATGTCGCATGTCGAAGGCCAGAACAGTCAAAACAAAGATAAAAAAGGGGAGCCCCATGCTGCTTAG
- the mraY gene encoding phospho-N-acetylmuramoyl-pentapeptide-transferase, with the protein MLLSLAQWLQSLSPEWGFLRVFQYITFRAVMAAMTALLIGLAAGPWVIRRLTSLKIGQPIRGYGMESHLAKSGTPTMGGVLILLSIAISTLLWFDLSNRFVWIVLIVTLGFGAIGWVDDWRKVVNKDPEGMRSREKYFWQSVIGLLAALYLVFSISEVSNLRVLDLFGQWVMSGFDVSLPPKAGLQVPFFKEINYPLGVLGFVLLTYLVIVGSSNAVNLTDGLDGLAIMPVVMVGSALGVFAYVTGSAVYSKYLFFPYIPGSGELLIFCAAMAGAGLAFLWFNTHPAQVFMGDVGALALGAALGTIAVIVRAEIVLAIMGGIFVVEALSVMAQVTYFKYTKKKYGEGRRILKMAPLHHHFEKSGWKETQVVVRFWIITMLLCLVGLSTLKLR; encoded by the coding sequence ATGCTGCTTAGCCTGGCCCAATGGTTGCAAAGTTTGTCCCCTGAATGGGGTTTTTTGCGTGTTTTCCAATACATCACTTTCCGAGCTGTGATGGCCGCCATGACGGCGCTCTTGATCGGCTTGGCTGCAGGCCCTTGGGTGATACGCCGCTTGACTTCGCTCAAGATCGGCCAGCCCATCCGTGGCTATGGCATGGAGTCACACCTGGCCAAAAGCGGTACCCCCACCATGGGCGGCGTGCTCATCTTGTTGTCGATCGCCATCTCCACTTTGCTGTGGTTTGACCTGTCCAACCGTTTTGTCTGGATTGTGTTGATCGTCACCCTGGGTTTTGGGGCCATTGGCTGGGTCGACGACTGGCGCAAGGTGGTCAACAAAGACCCGGAGGGCATGCGCTCACGCGAAAAGTACTTCTGGCAATCGGTCATCGGCTTGCTGGCCGCGCTGTATCTGGTCTTCAGCATTTCCGAAGTGTCCAACCTGCGCGTGCTGGACTTGTTTGGCCAGTGGGTCATGTCGGGCTTTGACGTGAGCCTGCCGCCCAAAGCCGGTTTGCAGGTGCCCTTCTTCAAGGAAATCAACTACCCGCTGGGTGTGTTGGGTTTTGTGTTGCTGACGTACCTGGTGATCGTGGGGTCCAGCAATGCGGTCAACCTCACCGACGGTTTGGACGGGCTGGCCATCATGCCGGTGGTGATGGTGGGCTCGGCACTGGGGGTGTTCGCCTACGTCACGGGCAGCGCTGTGTATTCCAAGTACTTGTTCTTTCCGTACATTCCGGGTTCGGGCGAGTTGCTGATCTTTTGCGCGGCCATGGCGGGCGCGGGCCTGGCCTTTTTGTGGTTCAACACCCATCCGGCCCAAGTCTTCATGGGTGACGTGGGCGCGCTGGCATTGGGCGCAGCACTGGGCACCATCGCGGTTATCGTGCGCGCCGAAATCGTGCTGGCCATCATGGGCGGCATCTTCGTGGTCGAAGCCTTGTCGGTGATGGCGCAGGTCACGTACTTCAAGTACACCAAGAAAAAATACGGCGAGGGTAGACGCATCCTGAAGATGGCGCCCTTGCACCACCATTTTGAAAAGAGCGGCTGGAAGGAAACGCAAGTCGTGGTGCGTTTCTGGATCATCACCATGCTGCTGTGTCTGGTCGGCTTGTCGACCCTGAAGCTGAGGTAA